In the bacterium SCSIO 12741 genome, CTTCAAAAGTAGTGATAGGCTCACCGATAGCTGTATCGCGGCAACCCAATTCACCAGCAACGATTAGTTGCACAGGATATTCACCTGCTTCACGAAAGGAGATACTTGGACTTTCTTCCACAGATTCCTGCATGCCAAAATCCCAATTGAATTCAAAAGCGTTGTTGCTCGTATTGGTAAATTGAACCGTTAACGGAGCAGCTCCACGCAAAGGGTCTGCCACAAAAGAAGCTTGAACATCTTCCCGCTTCAAAGTAATGCTGCTCGTCATAGAGCGACCATTTCTGACGTAGGAAAGGTAGTAAGTCGTCGTTTGGGCTGGAACAACAGTCGGGTTTGGACTGGAAGGATCAGAAAGACCTTCAGTGGGCGACCATTGAAATTTTTCGTTGGGCAAAAGATGGGTAGCGGAGAGTTGAATGGCTTTACCGTTGCACGATAAAGTTTGGTCTGCCTGGATGACAACAGGTTGTTGAACTTGCTCTTGAACCGCTTGGACCTCACCGTTTTGCAGCTGTGCAAAGGTGCTTGTGGATAAACCAAGCCCAAGAGTTAGAAACAGAAAAGACAGACTTCTTCGCATAATATCCCGCTAAATTAAGGCTTTCTTCAGCGCTAACCAAGGCTCAGACCGCCCATTCTGACTCCGATCGACTAATAAAGGGTGCCGTTTTATAAAACAGGTTTTGGGATTTGTGAAAAATTGAGCCCATGGGGGGATTGACAAGAGCTTCGGAAATAGGTACTTTTGCATTCTGAAATCTTCGAGAATATGGAGCAGGTAAAACAATACACCCCCAAGAATAAGGTACGCGTAGTAACGGCAGCATCGCTGTTTGATGGTCACGACGCGGCGATCAATATTATGCGCAGAATCATCCAGTCTACTGGAGTGGAAGTGATTCACCTGGGGCATGATAGAAGTGTGGAAGAAGTGGTTAATTGCGCCATCCAAGAAGATGCAAACGCCATTGCCATGACCTCTTACCAGGGAGGACATATGGAGTATTTTAAGTACATGTACGACCTGCTGAAAGAGAAGGGAGCCGAACACATCCGCATTTTTGGTGGAGGTGGAGGAGTTATTCTTCCTGAAGAAATCAAAGAATTGCAGGATTATGGAATTACCCGTATCTATTCTCCTGATGATGGCCGTGAACTCGGTCTTCAGGGAATGATCAATGACTTGGTTCAAAGAAGTGATTTTCCTATTGGAGATCATTTGAATGGCGAAATAAACAAGCTGGAAGAACAGCAAGTGGGATCGATTTCCAGATTGATTAGTGCGGCCGAAAACTTTCCGGAGAAGTCGAAAGACATGCTGGATAAAGTTCACCAAATGGCTGGCCAACGTAATATTCCAGTTCTGGGTATTACGGGCACGGGAGGTTCTGGAAAATCCTCTTTGGTGGATGAATTGGTACGCCGATTCTTACTCGATTTTAAAGACAAAAACATTGCTGTAGTTTCCGTGGATCCCTCTAAGCGTAAAACAGGAGGAGCTTTATTGGGAGACCGGATTCGCATGAATTCCATCCGCAACAATCGGGTGTACATGCGTTCTTTGGCTACTCGCCAATCTAACCTGGCTCTTTCTAAACACGTAAGCGAAGCTCTACAAATTTTGAAAGCGGCTAACTACGACCTTATCATTTTGGAAACCTCTGGTATCGGTCAGTCCGATACGGAGATTTTGGATCATTCTGACGTTTCCTTGTATGTAATGACTCCTGAATATGGAGCAGCTACTCAGCTGGAAAAAATCGACATGCTCGATTTTGCTGACATCATTGCTTTGAACAAATTTGACAAGCGTGGCGCCTTGGATGCATTACGCGATGTGAAAAAGCAATACCAGCGTAACCACAATTTGTGGGATCAGTCTATTGATGATATGCCGGTATTTGGATCGATTGCATCTCAGTTCAACGATCCGGGAACGAACACCTTGTACAAAGCCATTATTGATAAGGTGGCTGAGAAAACCGGAGCTGATCTAAAAAGTGAGTTTGCGATCTCTTCGGAAATGTCGGAAAAGATTTACATCATTCCACCGAACCGAACTCGCTACCTATCTGAGATTTCGGAAAACAATAGAAACTACGACGATTGGGCTTCTCTTCAGAGCGAAATTGCTGGAAAACTGTATGCCCTTGATCAAAGTATAAAGACCTTGGGAGCCACCGATATCGAGGACAAGGATCGATTGGTAAAAGGACTTCAGGAAACTTATGAAAAGGTATTGTTGGATCTGGATCCAAGAAACAAGAAGCTTTTGGAAGAGTGGGGCGACAAAGTAACCCGCTACAAGGAGCCTGTATTTAAATTTAAGGTGAGAGATCGTGAAATTGCTATTCAGACGCACTCTGAATCCCTTTCGCATACTCAAATTCCTAAGGTTGCCCTTCCTTCCTACAAAGGTTGGCAGGATGTGTTGAAATGGAGTCTTCAGGAAAATGTTCCCGGGGAATTTCCTTACACGGCAGGTCTATTCCCATTCAAGAGGGAAGGGGAGGATCCAACCCGAATGTTTGCGGGAGAAGGTGGTCCAGAACGTACCAATAAGCGTTTCCATTACGTGAGTTTGGCTATGCCTGCCAAGCGTTTGTCTACCGCATTTGACTCGGTAACCCTATATGGAAATGACCCGGATTATCGTCCGGATATCTACGGAAAGATTGGTAATGCCGGTGTATCCATCTGCTGCCTCGACGATGCTAAAAAGCTTTACTCTGGTTTTGATCTGGCAGATCCGAAAACTTCGGTTTCCATGACCATTAATGGTCCTGCAGCCATGTTGCTCGGCTTCTTTATGAATGCAGCCATTGATCAACAATGTGAGAAATACATCAAGGCCAATGGTTTGGAAAAAGAAGTACAAACCAAGCTGAAAAAGATTTTTGCTGACAAAGGTGTTGAGCAGCCCAAATACCAAGGCGACCTTCCTGAAGGAAACGACGGATTGGGACTCATGCTTTTAGGAACCACCGGTGATAAAGTGTTGCCAGCAGATGTTTATGCTGAGATCAAGAAAGACACCCTATCTAAAGTAAGGGGTACGGTTCAGGCTGATATTCTTAAGGAGGATCAAGCACAAAATACCTGTATTTTCTCTACTGAATTCGCCCTTCGATTGATGGGAGATGTTCAGGAATACTTCATTGATCACAACGTAAGAAACTTCTACTCGGTATCGATTTCAGGATACCACATCGCAGAAGCCGGGGCTAATCCAATTACTCAGTTGGCGCTTACACTGGCCAATGGATTTACCTACGTTGAATACTACTTGAGTCGCGGAATGGACATCAACAAGTTTGGTCCAAACCTGTCTTTCTTCTTTAGTAACGGTATTGACCCTGAATATGCGGTGATCGGTCGTGTAGCTCGAAGAATTTGGGCCAAGGCAATGAAATTGAAGTACGGAGCAGGACCAAGAGCTCAAATGCTGAAGTACCACATTCAAACTTCAGGAAGATCTTTGCACGCTCAAGAGATTGACTTCAACGATATCCGAACTACGCTTCAGGCATTATATGCGATTTACGATAACTGTAACTCCTTGCACACCAATGCCTACGATGAAGCCATTACTACACCGACAGAAGAATCGGTACGTCGTGCCATGGCGATTCAGTTGATTATCAACAAAGAGCTCGGATTAGCTAAGAATGAAAACCCGATTCAAGGAGCCTTCATTATCGAAGAGTTGACCGATTTGGTGGAAGAAGCGGTATTGACCGAGTTTGACCGAATTACAGAAAGAGGTGGCGTATTGGGTGCAATGGAAACTATGTATCAGCGTTCCAAAATTCAAGAAGAATCTTTGTACTACGAAACCTTGAAGCATAATGGAGATTTCCCAATTATTGGGGTAAACACTTTCTTGAGCTCTAAAGGATCACCTACTGTTGTTCCGCAAGAAGTTATTCGGGCGACTACTGAGGAGAAGGAATACCAAATCACGATGCTGGAAGGTCTGCACAAGCGAAACGAAGCCGAAGGAAAAGAATACCTGGGGCAAATTCAGCAAGCGGCCATTAAGAATGAGAACATCTTTGAAGTTCTGATGGATGCAGCCAAGTATTGCTCTTTGGGACAGATTACAAGCTCTTTGTTTGAAGTAGGCGGTCAGTATCGCCGAAACATGTAAAAGGCGATTTAGCTCTTCTTAATCGGGTTTCGAATCCACTTAACCAGCAGTCCGAAGGCTATGATGGTTAACACCGCAGCCAGGAAATAGGGAATGGGTAGGCGATCGGGTTGATTGTTGTACCAGAAGTAGCCCTGCTGTGAGCCTGCGATAATTCCTGATTCCAAAGCAATGAACATGGTGGCCATGGCTTTACCTCGGTTTTGATCGTTGGCCAAATCAATGGTCCAGGCAAAAATCGTAGGTGAGTTGATACCTGCTGAAACACCATAAATGAAGGCACCTATATAGAACTGGTTAACCGTGGTACTTAATCCGGTGACAATAATTCCAATGGTTAGAATAGAAGTTCCAATAAGTAGCACCTTTTTTCGCCCCCAACGGTCTGACCACTTACCAGAGAATAGTCGACTTATGATAGAAGCAAAAAGAGTGATGCCTAAGTACATGCCTCGGTTTTCAATGCCTAAGTGATCGCAGAAATCAGAAGTGGTGGTAAGTACTACACCAAAGGCGAAAATGAGCAGGAACATGATAATGGATGGTCGCAATGCGGAAAGGTCGATCAAGTTTTCGAAGCGTATGCCCCTCAAACTTTCCATGGCCGTTTTGGTCTTAGGTAGAGACTCTTTCATTCCTGCTAATACCAGAATGGATAGCATGGCGACCCCAGAGGAAGCATAGAAAACCGCATCCAGCGAAACGGCTTTGGAAAGCCAACCTCCAATGAGAGGTCCTCCAGCCATTCCAATACCACCGGCAACTCCCAAAATTCCCATGGCTTCGCCACGTTTGTTGGCCGGAACAATGTCGCCTAAATAGGCTGAGGTGCCCGTTGGCTTAAAACCGGTTGAAAATCCGTGAAAAAATCGAAGAATCAGAAAGCCCCAAACCGTGGTTGCCCAGGGATAAAGAATTCCAAGAATGACACACACCAAGGGGCCAATAATCATAACCGGAATTCGCCCCATTTGATCGGCCAACTGACCACTAAACGGCCGGGCCAAAAGAGCCGCAAAGGCAAATAGGTAAATAATAGCTCCTTTATATCCTCCTCCGCCCAGTGTTTCAATGAAAGCGTTGAGCTCGGGTACAATCATGTTGAAACTGGCCATGAAGAGTACAGAACTTGCACAAAGAAGCCAGAATTGAAGGGTGTAGAAAGACTGATTTTGTTCCATTGGAAATGCCTTGCAAAAGAAGGTAAAATTTGGCCTGAGATTTGGGTTATTCGGAAGAAATTGTTGGTTTCTGGAGAGGTCTGTTGTCATTCCGTAGACCAACTGGTTTATTTTTGGCGTCCATGCGTATTCTGATTAGTAGTTTCTTTTTGTTAGCGCCCCTTTTAATGTGGGCAGGTAAACTTGATAAGGGCTTTGAGGCCCTCCGGGTTTTCAATTATTTCGAGGCTAAGAGTCAGTTTGAATCTGCCCTCGAAAAAGAACCTGTTGGCGCCTCATTTGGATTAAGTCAGATCTATTCTCGGGACGATAATCCATTCTACCAACCTGATTCTGCCCTTAAGTACATCTTAAACGCAGATACGTTGTTTCAAAAGATGGAAGAAAAGGAAAAAACGGTTCTTTTTCAATACGGCATCGATTCGGCTGAAATCGCTGAGCAGAAACAGCGCATCATTTCCTGGTTTTACCTAAAGGTGAAGGAAACAGGTCAATCGGATAGCTTGAATCAGTTTATGCAAGATTACCCCTGGTTTTCCGGAATGAAGGAAGTGGAAACTCTGCGCGATTCGTTGGCTTTTGATGAAGCGGAAGAGGCCGACAACTGGCAAGCCTACCAAGCCTTTTTTATGCGCTATCCGTATGCAACCCAGGTAGTGGAAGCTCGTAACCGCTATGACCGTTTGTTCTATGAGGATCATACGGAAGAAGGAAGTTTAGCAGTTTACCTGAAGTTTATCCAGGACTACCGCATGAGTCCTTTTTTGGGTGAAGCCGAAGATCAGATTTACCGCCTGACGACCGAGGATGAAACCGTAAACGCCTACCACAACTTTATCCTGTCTTACCCGGAAAATCGAAATGTGAATCATGCCTGGATGGCGATTTATCGGTTAAGTGTAAAAAGAAATGATCCCAAAGAAATTGCAGAATTCATCCTGGACTATCCCGATTATCCCTACCGCAACGATGCCCTGATGGATTACAATTTGTCGAACACTCCTTTCTTCCCGGTTGAAAAATTAGGTAAATGGGGCTTCGTGGACGACAAAGGCAAGTTGGTAATCGACTACCAATACGATTTTGTAGATGCTTTTTACGAAGGAGCAGCCCAGGTGGGTATGGGAGAAAAGGTGGGCTTCATCAATAAAAAGGGGCAGGCCGTACTTCCGACCCAATATGATGATGCAGGAGAATACCATGAAGGTTTTGTTTGGGTTGAAAAAAATGGATCTTATGGTTTGGCCGATCACCTTGGAAATGAAGTATTACCCCTAAACTATGAGGACGTTGGAACCTTTTACGATCAGCGGGTTTACGTGCAGAAAGAAGGACTTTATGGTTTTTACGATGATTCCTTACGTATAGCCATTCCACATCAATTCAAATATGTCACCCATTTTGAAAATGAACGAGCTATGGTTCAACTGAATGAACTGTATGGAGTTGTGGATCAGGAAGGGAAATGGATAATATCAGCTGAGTTTGACTGGCTCGAACTTCAGGTTGAAAAGTCGGTTATCAAGGTCAAGAAAGACAATTTGTTTGGATTATTCTCCTGGTCTGGTGATACCTTAATTGCTCCCAAGTATGAGCGGTTAGGTGCAGAGAGTGAGGGCCGCATATTATTTGTTGAGGAAGGGAAATATGGTTACCTGGATTCCTTGGGTCATCCCATTATTCCGGCCAAGTATAACGACCGCCCTGGTGTAGATAATTACGCTCAGTTTGAAAATGGAGCTGCGAAGTATTATTCGGTCAAAAAGAAATATGGACTAATCGACACGGTGGGTGAGAAAGTGTACCCAGCAATTTTCGAGGATGTTGGTCGCTATTCCGGACTTCAAAATGAATTGACGGCGGTTAAACGGTACGGCAAATGGGGATATGCAAATCGTGATGTAAAATTGGTAATCAAATACATCTACGAGTATGCCGGCCCTTTTGAATTCGGATTAGCCCGGGTTCAAAAAGATGGTAAGCAAGGGATGATTAACCCCGACGGAGCTCCCGTAATACCTATCCAATACGACAAGATCAAAGAACTCGATCATGGAATTCTTTGGGTACAATTGGACGGCAAATGGGGAGTCATTGACCGGAATAACAATTCGATCTTGCCCACACTATTCGATCGCATTTCGGACTGGAACGAAGAAACCTGGGTACTTGAACAAGGAGACAAAAGAGCCTACTTCGACCGGAAAAACCGGAAGTTCATTTACCAGGATTCAGGAATGCAAATTTCAACGGATTAATCCCAAGGATTTTCCTCGGAATGACCATATGAAGAACTTGTATCAAACCGATTGATCTTATTCCCATTGGTAAAGAACCAACCAAAATTTGCATTGAACCAGTTTTCAAAACGCTCGAACCGAACGGTAAAAAACCGAATCCAGGGATGATTTATAATTCTATCGTGTATCATATTCATAAGGCGCTGTATATATAGACGGGTTATTTCCCTTTAGGTAGGCCCTTGACATCCAAAAAGTTGTTAACCGGTCGTGAAGAAGTTTTAAAGGGCTTCTTTTCCATTTTCCAAACCCTTGGTGCCATTCCGTTGTAAAATGTATGCTGGCTGCCGATTACAGTATTTAGCCAGTTCGATTCCAGGGGAATCAAATTAGGAATCAGAAAACGGGGTATATTTAACCGCTTCTATACACAGACAACAAAATGATAAAGAATATTGGGTTGCTGGTTGTGAGTTTCATCGCAGCAGGCGCGCTACATGCACAGGAAATGATTGGTAAATCGGGCTCTCAGGCCTCTGATTTTACCCAATACCAGGAACAATGGGCAGCTTGGAAAGATAAAGCTGGAGAAAACACCAAAGGCAGTAAATGGCTAGAACGTTGGTTGCATTTTAATGAATCGCGAACCACCGGTCAAGGTGCCCTGGCACCCAATTCCTATTTTTTGGATGCGGCTATTCAAAATGCCCGGATCCAAAACCACAGCAGTGCATCTCGTGCCTCTGATTCAACCTGGATTCCTGAAGGACCCGATACTTTGGTTTTTTCTTACAACAATGCTTCGAGCCATGGTGTGGCAAGGGTAAATTGTATCGCTTTTCACCCGACAGATACCTTTACCTATTTTGTTGGAGTGGCCCAAGGAGGAATCTGGAAAACCACCAATTCCGGTAAATCCTACACGCCGATGAACAATGGTCTACCGGTAATTCGAATTAACGACATTGCCATTGATCCTAACAATCCAGAGATCATGTATGCTTCCATTGGAGATTACGCATACATGAGTGTAGCCCTTCAAACGGATGGAAGAAAACGAAATACCCACTACGGATTAGGAGTTTATAAATCGACTGATGGAGGTAAAAGTTGGAATCCTACGGGATTGTCTTACCAATTAACAGACTTGGATCAGTCTCTGGTTAGAAGGGTATTGATTAATCCGGCAAACAGTCAGGAGTTGGTAGCAGTAGGTGTAGCAGGTACCTGGAAGTCCTATGACGGAGGCGCTAACTGGACAGCTATTAACAACGAAATGATGTGGGATTTGGAAAGTAATCCCGATCGCCCGCAAACTTTGATTGCTTCAAGCGGATATGTACTTAATCTCGGCATTGGTCGTGCTGCTATTTGGCTTTCACATGATTTTGGGGATACCTGGACTCAGGCTTCAGCGCCAATTCCTCCTACCGATTCTATTCAGCGAATGGAAGTGTTGTTTGCTCGGGCAGATACCACCCGGGTTTATGCCTTGGCCTGTGGAGTAGATCGTGGCTTGTATGGATTTTATGAAAGTAGAGATGGAGGGAGAACCTGGAACCGCAAAATGATGGCTGCATCCGGTCCAAATCTTTTGCACTGGGGTGAAGGAACCTCTTCAGGAGGACAAGGAACCTACGACCTGGCTTTAATCACTGATGCCAATGATCCGGATAAGGTATTTACCGGTGGAATCAATGTTTGGGGATCGGATGATGGTGGTGCTACCTGGGATGGAGCCTCCTATTGGTTACGCTACTATGGATTCACCCCGCACGCCGACCAGCACCAATTTAAATACAATCCTTTGGACGAGAAGTACTACCTGTGTAATGACGGAGGAATCTTTAGAACCGATACCCTTATGATTGGTTCCTGGAGAGCGACCGATACGGTGCCGGGATACCAATTTCCAACGCAATGGGAAGATGTATCCAGTGGTATGCAGATTACTTCATTTTACCGTCTTGGCCTTTCTAAAAATAACCCTGGCTATATCGTAACAGGTGCTCAAGATAACGGAACATTTTACCGCGATTCAGCTGGAACCTGGATCAACATCTCTGGTGGAGACGGAATGGAGTGCATAATCGATCCAGATGATCCTGAGATTGTTTACACCTCTTCTCAGTACGGAAACTTTTACCGAACCCGCAACGGTGGACGAACTTCGAACTACTGGGGAAATGGAATTTCGGAAAACGGTGCCTGGACTACTCCTTTTGTTCAGCATCCAGATGATCCAGACATTTTCTATTCTGGTTTTGTAAACCTCTATAAAGTTGAAAACAACTTCGGTAGCCGAATCAATACACCGGGTAGCGGAGAATACATCAATGCTCTCCATATTTCAGGAAAGCATCCTGAGCACCTGGCTCTCACACGTAGAATCAACTACCAGAACTTCAATAACTCTGAATTATGGGTAACGGAAGACGAAGGAAACAACTGGCAGAATCGTACGGCCGGATTACCGGATAGTCTTTACCTCACTTACCTATTCATGGATGATCGCGATCCGGATAAAATGTGGGTAAGCGTTGGTGGATTTGCACCAGGAGTAAAGGTTTTTGAAACTTCGGATGGCGGTAAGAATTGGACCAATATTTCCCAAAACTTGCCCAACATTCCAGTGAACTGTGTAATTGAGGACGTAGAGTCTCGTGATAATGCACTTTATGTAGCAACTGATGTGGGAATCTACTACACCAATGACAGCATTAATGGTTGGAATTTGTACAGCAAAAACTTGCCCAATGTAATTGTGAGTGAACTGGAAATTCAACCCAAAGAAAGACGGATATACTGTACCACCTTTGGACGTGGAGTTTGGTCGGCAGAGTTGTTAGACTCCGCTTTTGTATTCCCTCAAGACACGGCTACTGACACAACAGATACATTGAATACAGTAGTGAATCAGAATTGGTATCAATCTCAGTTTGAACTTTATCCTAATCCCAACAACGGTCAGTTTACCATTCGGGCCAGCGTGTTGGAGGCAACCCGAGTAGAGTGGAGATTGATTGATGTAATGGGCAAAACCATTTACCGCAAACCTCAGGAACTTCAGCCTGGCATGCAGGAATGGGATTTGAATATGAATTTACTTCCTGGTCTTTATTACGTTCACTTTTCTAATGGACAGCGGAGTAAAGCACTTCAGTTTGTGGTAGAGTAATAGGTTCGAGTTTGTTTTTCGAAGACACTTTTCTGCCGGAGATTTAAAGCAATCAAGCCGTTTGGAAATGAAGGGGCAGGGTCAGACAAACCTGCGTTCCGATGGCATTTCCATGAACATCTTTTAAATCGATGATTTGAACGGTGTTGGCTTCACTCAAGTTATTATTCATCAGCTTA is a window encoding:
- a CDS encoding T9SS type A sorting domain-containing protein, producing MIKNIGLLVVSFIAAGALHAQEMIGKSGSQASDFTQYQEQWAAWKDKAGENTKGSKWLERWLHFNESRTTGQGALAPNSYFLDAAIQNARIQNHSSASRASDSTWIPEGPDTLVFSYNNASSHGVARVNCIAFHPTDTFTYFVGVAQGGIWKTTNSGKSYTPMNNGLPVIRINDIAIDPNNPEIMYASIGDYAYMSVALQTDGRKRNTHYGLGVYKSTDGGKSWNPTGLSYQLTDLDQSLVRRVLINPANSQELVAVGVAGTWKSYDGGANWTAINNEMMWDLESNPDRPQTLIASSGYVLNLGIGRAAIWLSHDFGDTWTQASAPIPPTDSIQRMEVLFARADTTRVYALACGVDRGLYGFYESRDGGRTWNRKMMAASGPNLLHWGEGTSSGGQGTYDLALITDANDPDKVFTGGINVWGSDDGGATWDGASYWLRYYGFTPHADQHQFKYNPLDEKYYLCNDGGIFRTDTLMIGSWRATDTVPGYQFPTQWEDVSSGMQITSFYRLGLSKNNPGYIVTGAQDNGTFYRDSAGTWINISGGDGMECIIDPDDPEIVYTSSQYGNFYRTRNGGRTSNYWGNGISENGAWTTPFVQHPDDPDIFYSGFVNLYKVENNFGSRINTPGSGEYINALHISGKHPEHLALTRRINYQNFNNSELWVTEDEGNNWQNRTAGLPDSLYLTYLFMDDRDPDKMWVSVGGFAPGVKVFETSDGGKNWTNISQNLPNIPVNCVIEDVESRDNALYVATDVGIYYTNDSINGWNLYSKNLPNVIVSELEIQPKERRIYCTTFGRGVWSAELLDSAFVFPQDTATDTTDTLNTVVNQNWYQSQFELYPNPNNGQFTIRASVLEATRVEWRLIDVMGKTIYRKPQELQPGMQEWDLNMNLLPGLYYVHFSNGQRSKALQFVVE
- a CDS encoding WG repeat-containing protein; this translates as MRILISSFFLLAPLLMWAGKLDKGFEALRVFNYFEAKSQFESALEKEPVGASFGLSQIYSRDDNPFYQPDSALKYILNADTLFQKMEEKEKTVLFQYGIDSAEIAEQKQRIISWFYLKVKETGQSDSLNQFMQDYPWFSGMKEVETLRDSLAFDEAEEADNWQAYQAFFMRYPYATQVVEARNRYDRLFYEDHTEEGSLAVYLKFIQDYRMSPFLGEAEDQIYRLTTEDETVNAYHNFILSYPENRNVNHAWMAIYRLSVKRNDPKEIAEFILDYPDYPYRNDALMDYNLSNTPFFPVEKLGKWGFVDDKGKLVIDYQYDFVDAFYEGAAQVGMGEKVGFINKKGQAVLPTQYDDAGEYHEGFVWVEKNGSYGLADHLGNEVLPLNYEDVGTFYDQRVYVQKEGLYGFYDDSLRIAIPHQFKYVTHFENERAMVQLNELYGVVDQEGKWIISAEFDWLELQVEKSVIKVKKDNLFGLFSWSGDTLIAPKYERLGAESEGRILFVEEGKYGYLDSLGHPIIPAKYNDRPGVDNYAQFENGAAKYYSVKKKYGLIDTVGEKVYPAIFEDVGRYSGLQNELTAVKRYGKWGYANRDVKLVIKYIYEYAGPFEFGLARVQKDGKQGMINPDGAPVIPIQYDKIKELDHGILWVQLDGKWGVIDRNNNSILPTLFDRISDWNEETWVLEQGDKRAYFDRKNRKFIYQDSGMQISTD
- a CDS encoding gliding motility-associated C-terminal domain-containing protein; protein product: MRRSLSFLFLTLGLGLSTSTFAQLQNGEVQAVQEQVQQPVVIQADQTLSCNGKAIQLSATHLLPNEKFQWSPTEGLSDPSSPNPTVVPAQTTTYYLSYVRNGRSMTSSITLKREDVQASFVADPLRGAAPLTVQFTNTSNNAFEFNWDFGMQESVEESPSISFREAGEYPVQLIVAGELGCRDTAIGEPITTFEEAKFFIPTTFTPNYDGLNETFEIVSQNVAEFVCIIYNNHGEKVIELRNSDEYWDGEYNGYPAPSSSYTYHIFYTDLAGNQKKLKGSVDLQR
- a CDS encoding methylmalonyl-CoA mutase family protein, with amino-acid sequence MEQVKQYTPKNKVRVVTAASLFDGHDAAINIMRRIIQSTGVEVIHLGHDRSVEEVVNCAIQEDANAIAMTSYQGGHMEYFKYMYDLLKEKGAEHIRIFGGGGGVILPEEIKELQDYGITRIYSPDDGRELGLQGMINDLVQRSDFPIGDHLNGEINKLEEQQVGSISRLISAAENFPEKSKDMLDKVHQMAGQRNIPVLGITGTGGSGKSSLVDELVRRFLLDFKDKNIAVVSVDPSKRKTGGALLGDRIRMNSIRNNRVYMRSLATRQSNLALSKHVSEALQILKAANYDLIILETSGIGQSDTEILDHSDVSLYVMTPEYGAATQLEKIDMLDFADIIALNKFDKRGALDALRDVKKQYQRNHNLWDQSIDDMPVFGSIASQFNDPGTNTLYKAIIDKVAEKTGADLKSEFAISSEMSEKIYIIPPNRTRYLSEISENNRNYDDWASLQSEIAGKLYALDQSIKTLGATDIEDKDRLVKGLQETYEKVLLDLDPRNKKLLEEWGDKVTRYKEPVFKFKVRDREIAIQTHSESLSHTQIPKVALPSYKGWQDVLKWSLQENVPGEFPYTAGLFPFKREGEDPTRMFAGEGGPERTNKRFHYVSLAMPAKRLSTAFDSVTLYGNDPDYRPDIYGKIGNAGVSICCLDDAKKLYSGFDLADPKTSVSMTINGPAAMLLGFFMNAAIDQQCEKYIKANGLEKEVQTKLKKIFADKGVEQPKYQGDLPEGNDGLGLMLLGTTGDKVLPADVYAEIKKDTLSKVRGTVQADILKEDQAQNTCIFSTEFALRLMGDVQEYFIDHNVRNFYSVSISGYHIAEAGANPITQLALTLANGFTYVEYYLSRGMDINKFGPNLSFFFSNGIDPEYAVIGRVARRIWAKAMKLKYGAGPRAQMLKYHIQTSGRSLHAQEIDFNDIRTTLQALYAIYDNCNSLHTNAYDEAITTPTEESVRRAMAIQLIINKELGLAKNENPIQGAFIIEELTDLVEEAVLTEFDRITERGGVLGAMETMYQRSKIQEESLYYETLKHNGDFPIIGVNTFLSSKGSPTVVPQEVIRATTEEKEYQITMLEGLHKRNEAEGKEYLGQIQQAAIKNENIFEVLMDAAKYCSLGQITSSLFEVGGQYRRNM
- a CDS encoding MFS transporter, translating into MEQNQSFYTLQFWLLCASSVLFMASFNMIVPELNAFIETLGGGGYKGAIIYLFAFAALLARPFSGQLADQMGRIPVMIIGPLVCVILGILYPWATTVWGFLILRFFHGFSTGFKPTGTSAYLGDIVPANKRGEAMGILGVAGGIGMAGGPLIGGWLSKAVSLDAVFYASSGVAMLSILVLAGMKESLPKTKTAMESLRGIRFENLIDLSALRPSIIMFLLIFAFGVVLTTTSDFCDHLGIENRGMYLGITLFASIISRLFSGKWSDRWGRKKVLLIGTSILTIGIIVTGLSTTVNQFYIGAFIYGVSAGINSPTIFAWTIDLANDQNRGKAMATMFIALESGIIAGSQQGYFWYNNQPDRLPIPYFLAAVLTIIAFGLLVKWIRNPIKKS